In Candidatus Defluviilinea proxima, a single genomic region encodes these proteins:
- a CDS encoding cation transporter, translating into MTSLAQPTTNKYWMYALWLAVFTIVYNLAEGMISVYFGFSDEALTLFGFGVDSFIEVMSGIGILAMVIRIRQNPGTSRTQFEITALRITGTAFYLLVAGLAITAIYNIVVGHKPETTLPGLIISVISIAMMWILVMGKRKAGRELNSQPILSDANCTMVCIYMSVVLLASSLIYQLTGFGFVDSIGALGLIWFSYSEGKEAFEKAAGMECDCDDDHCEN; encoded by the coding sequence ATGACATCTCTTGCCCAACCCACCACAAATAAATATTGGATGTACGCCCTCTGGCTGGCCGTCTTCACTATCGTCTACAACCTCGCCGAGGGAATGATTTCCGTTTATTTCGGATTCTCCGATGAGGCATTGACCCTCTTCGGCTTTGGCGTGGACTCATTCATCGAGGTCATGTCAGGTATCGGCATTCTCGCCATGGTCATCCGCATCCGCCAGAACCCGGGTACATCTCGCACGCAGTTCGAGATCACGGCGTTACGCATCACAGGCACAGCGTTTTATTTATTAGTTGCAGGTTTGGCTATAACAGCCATTTACAACATTGTCGTCGGACACAAGCCTGAAACGACATTGCCCGGGTTGATTATCTCTGTTATCTCCATTGCAATGATGTGGATACTCGTGATGGGCAAACGCAAAGCAGGGCGTGAACTCAACTCTCAGCCAATTCTCTCAGACGCAAATTGCACAATGGTTTGTATTTACATGTCCGTTGTTCTACTGGCCTCGAGCTTGATCTATCAATTGACAGGCTTCGGCTTCGTCGATTCAATCGGCGCGTTGGGTTTGATCTGGTTCTCGTACAGCGAAGGCAAAGAAGCCTTTGAAAAAGCCGCAGGGATGGAATGTGATTGCGATGACGATCACTGCGAAAATTAG
- a CDS encoding cupredoxin domain-containing protein, producing the protein MKKKISFVAMLIGFAVVLTTCGGGGPSTTINVTMTDFHFEPGEFIVPAGQEITVNATNNGAVKHELVIFNLGTDAGTKFGDEDEGNIYWEVEVESGDSIAQTFTAPTEPGEYYVTCGVEGHLEAGMSGKLIVVAGE; encoded by the coding sequence ATGAAGAAGAAAATTAGCTTTGTAGCCATGTTGATCGGGTTTGCTGTAGTGCTGACCACATGTGGCGGGGGAGGTCCGTCCACAACGATCAATGTCACCATGACCGATTTTCATTTTGAGCCTGGCGAATTCATTGTCCCTGCCGGACAAGAGATCACGGTCAATGCTACGAACAATGGCGCTGTGAAGCATGAACTTGTGATATTCAATTTAGGTACCGATGCAGGCACTAAATTCGGAGACGAGGACGAAGGGAACATCTATTGGGAGGTGGAGGTCGAGTCGGGTGACTCTATTGCTCAGACGTTCACCGCGCCCACTGAACCCGGTGAATATTATGTCACCTGTGGTGTCGAAGGTCACCTCGAGGCAGGGATGAGCGGCAAGCTGATCGTTGTGGCTGGCGAGTGA
- a CDS encoding RNA methyltransferase — translation MKKPIITSLGNPLVKQVRALRQKKARTESGLFLVEGIHHVGEVVEAGWDVDAVLYAPGMLTSTFARDLVDRLDSNCQPVSEQVMESMADKENPQGILALVRQKKTQLSELKQINRAVALVSPQDPGNVGTILRTMDAVGADALFLLEKGVELYHPTVIRSSMGTLFWKPIVQTSFEQFVQWARAGNYQLIGTSAHGTVEYKTFIPTIPWVLVLGNEQKGLSPEQVKACDVTISLPMKGRVSSLNLSVAAGVLLYQFGQ, via the coding sequence ATGAAAAAACCGATCATAACCAGTTTAGGCAATCCGCTTGTCAAGCAAGTGCGGGCATTACGCCAAAAGAAAGCTCGCACCGAAAGCGGACTGTTCCTTGTAGAAGGCATCCATCATGTGGGTGAAGTTGTTGAAGCAGGATGGGATGTGGACGCCGTCCTGTACGCACCAGGAATGCTCACAAGCACTTTTGCGCGGGATTTAGTAGACCGCCTCGACTCTAACTGCCAGCCTGTTTCTGAACAAGTGATGGAATCCATGGCTGACAAAGAAAACCCTCAAGGCATCCTTGCTCTGGTTCGCCAGAAGAAAACACAACTCAGTGAACTCAAACAGATCAACCGTGCTGTTGCCCTCGTCTCCCCGCAGGACCCGGGCAATGTCGGCACCATCCTCCGCACCATGGATGCTGTTGGCGCCGATGCATTGTTCCTGCTTGAGAAAGGCGTGGAGTTGTACCATCCCACTGTGATACGTTCCAGCATGGGGACGTTGTTCTGGAAGCCGATTGTCCAAACTTCGTTCGAGCAATTCGTGCAGTGGGCACGGGCAGGTAACTATCAGCTCATTGGAACATCGGCGCACGGTACTGTTGAATACAAAACGTTCATCCCGACCATTCCTTGGGTTTTAGTTCTGGGTAACGAACAAAAAGGCTTATCTCCCGAACAAGTCAAAGCTTGTGATGTGACCATCTCTCTGCCCATGAAGGGACGTGTCAGCTCATTGAACCTGTCTGTTGCGGCGGGAGTTCTGTTATATCAGTTCGGTCAGTGA
- a CDS encoding vitamin K epoxide reductase family protein, protein MMNKRLTQITIALAILGLLVSIYMTIYKVTLNSKMCIGSGGCETVNNSIYSSINGIPVAAVGILGYVVLLGILLFENKIDFLKSNGSMAFFGISLIGFFFTLWLIYVEVALLDAYCPFCITSQITMTVIFILSVIRVIRQP, encoded by the coding sequence ATGATGAATAAACGACTTACACAAATCACAATTGCGCTCGCCATACTGGGTTTGTTGGTTTCGATCTACATGACCATCTATAAGGTCACATTGAATAGCAAAATGTGCATCGGCTCTGGTGGATGCGAAACAGTGAACAACAGCATTTATTCGTCCATCAACGGCATTCCTGTGGCGGCCGTTGGGATACTTGGGTATGTAGTGCTTTTGGGAATTCTTTTGTTCGAGAACAAAATTGATTTTCTCAAAAGCAATGGGAGTATGGCCTTCTTCGGCATTTCATTGATCGGCTTTTTCTTTACGCTCTGGCTGATCTATGTAGAAGTGGCGCTTTTGGATGCCTACTGCCCATTCTGTATCACTTCCCAAATAACGATGACCGTGATCTTTATTCTTTCAGTAATTCGCGTAATACGCCAACCCTAA
- a CDS encoding molybdopterin molybdotransferase MoeA yields the protein MSLLSVQQARERILSQFNPVQTEIVPITACINRILGMDIVAADDLPLFDNSSMDGFAIRAADSSNAAPASRVTLSVVADLPAGSTPTISLAPGQAARIMTGAQMPQGADSVIPVEDTDFNDRSPGTHAPETVSFEKIVKKGENVRPRGMDVHAGDVVLKRGSILKPQDIGLLAMLGFSEVEVYKRPLIALLSSGDELLEAGAPLESGKIRDSNSYMLAALIESTYAEVLRLGIAKDTRASVQGLIDQAVQLNVDLILSSAGVSVGAFDYVKEVVESHGSLNFWRVNMRPGKPVAFGEYKGIPFIGLPGNPVSAFVGFEVFVRDTLQRLSGHSDRNRLTVRVRCEEEILSDGRESYLRAIVHEENGQYVANLTGHQGSGNLLSLVQANALLIIPAGVKCVPAGQEVNAWLL from the coding sequence ATGTCCCTTCTCAGCGTTCAACAAGCCCGCGAAAGAATCCTTTCCCAATTCAATCCCGTTCAAACAGAGATCGTTCCCATCACAGCCTGCATCAACCGCATATTGGGGATGGATATCGTCGCAGCGGATGACCTGCCCCTCTTCGACAACTCCTCCATGGACGGCTTCGCCATCCGAGCTGCAGACTCCTCAAACGCCGCGCCCGCCTCACGCGTGACTTTGAGCGTGGTCGCTGATCTACCAGCCGGTTCGACACCGACGATTTCTCTCGCGCCCGGCCAAGCCGCGCGCATCATGACCGGCGCACAAATGCCCCAAGGCGCCGACTCGGTCATCCCGGTGGAAGACACAGACTTTAACGACCGCTCGCCCGGCACACATGCACCTGAAACTGTTTCTTTCGAAAAAATCGTAAAGAAAGGCGAAAACGTCCGACCACGTGGCATGGATGTTCACGCAGGCGACGTTGTTCTCAAACGAGGTTCCATTCTCAAGCCACAAGATATTGGCCTGCTTGCCATGCTAGGCTTTTCTGAAGTGGAAGTATACAAAAGGCCATTAATCGCTTTGCTTTCTTCAGGTGATGAACTTCTTGAAGCGGGCGCTCCACTTGAATCAGGTAAGATACGGGATTCAAATTCCTACATGCTCGCGGCATTGATCGAAAGCACATATGCAGAAGTATTGCGCTTGGGCATTGCGAAAGACACACGCGCCTCTGTACAAGGGCTGATCGACCAGGCCGTGCAACTCAACGTGGATCTGATCCTTTCTTCGGCAGGTGTAAGCGTTGGTGCATTCGATTATGTAAAAGAAGTTGTAGAGTCACATGGTAGTTTGAATTTCTGGCGCGTGAATATGCGCCCGGGTAAGCCTGTGGCATTCGGTGAATACAAGGGCATTCCCTTCATTGGTTTGCCGGGCAACCCAGTCTCAGCCTTCGTTGGATTCGAGGTTTTCGTGCGCGATACGCTTCAGAGGCTGAGCGGCCATTCGGACAGAAATAGGCTGACGGTCCGCGTAAGATGCGAGGAGGAAATCCTATCTGATGGACGAGAGAGTTACCTACGGGCCATCGTCCACGAGGAAAACGGTCAATACGTCGCAAATTTAACGGGGCATCAGGGCTCGGGCAATCTCCTATCATTGGTACAAGCGAATGCTTTACTAATTATCCCCGCTGGTGTAAAATGCGTGCCTGCTGGTCAGGAAGTGAACGCATGGTTACTATGA
- a CDS encoding bifunctional (p)ppGpp synthetase/guanosine-3',5'-bis(diphosphate) 3'-pyrophosphohydrolase, whose protein sequence is MPLEKFLEQLPEHYSLAERDVIKRAYRFAKEAHHGQKRQSGAPYINHCITVAGILADLRVPPEVVVAGLLHDTVEDTPVTLQDIDRDFGDVVASLVNGVTKLTNLPRVSRGDQHAGKDENNNGAQPHDEPDHSKKSKQDLKSETLRKTFLAMGDDVRVVLIKLADRLHNMRTLHHTSEDKQKRIAKETLDIFAPLANRLGIWQIKWELEDLGFRYTNPEKYKEIAEQISEKRPDREAQIDVIKEKLIELLAKHNIKAEISGRPKHIYSIYKKMAQKGKPFDLVRDVRAVRLIVPDVPSCYAALGVIHTHWRPIPGEFDDYIAAPKDNFYQSLHTAVIYDDKRPVEVQIRTAEMHQNAEYGIASHWRYKEGGKSSNKVYEDRINWLRSMMEWRSEVNDAQEFVEGMKTDVFQDRVYVFTPRGDIFDLSVGSTPIDFAYHVHTDIGHRCRGARVNGKLVPLYQDLKTGDQVEILTAKRGGPSRDWLNPNLGLVKTQRARTKIKAWFKKQEDEQNLTQGRSTLERELQRLGITEMNFETMARDLGFKTPDELFISLGCGDLSMSRVLRRFSETEESTDVLVTGPHTNDNTSTDKVEVVGLKGLLSQMARCCNPMPGDQIVGYITRGRGATIHRQDCPNMLQRKDKERFLQVNWGTVESTFPVPIKVKAYDRQGLMGDISTLLDTEGINIANASVNTIRSFADLSLVVEVKNLDQLSRILTRIENLPNVMEAHRVKPG, encoded by the coding sequence ATCCCCCTCGAAAAATTCCTTGAACAACTCCCAGAGCACTATTCGCTTGCAGAAAGGGATGTGATCAAACGTGCCTATCGCTTCGCCAAAGAAGCACACCACGGACAAAAACGTCAATCAGGCGCACCCTACATTAATCATTGTATTACCGTGGCCGGCATCCTTGCAGACCTGCGCGTACCGCCTGAAGTGGTCGTCGCGGGTCTTTTACATGATACGGTCGAGGACACCCCTGTCACACTACAAGATATTGACCGTGATTTCGGCGATGTTGTGGCAAGTCTCGTCAATGGTGTGACCAAGCTCACCAACCTGCCACGTGTATCACGTGGCGACCAACACGCCGGTAAAGATGAAAACAACAATGGCGCACAACCTCACGATGAGCCAGACCATTCTAAGAAAAGCAAACAAGACCTCAAATCAGAGACTTTACGCAAGACCTTCCTTGCCATGGGTGACGATGTACGCGTGGTATTGATCAAACTAGCCGACCGCTTGCACAATATGCGGACCCTTCACCACACTTCCGAAGATAAACAAAAACGTATCGCCAAAGAGACTCTCGATATCTTTGCTCCGCTCGCCAACCGCCTCGGCATTTGGCAGATCAAATGGGAATTGGAAGACCTGGGCTTTCGATATACAAACCCTGAAAAGTACAAAGAGATCGCGGAACAGATCAGCGAAAAGCGACCAGACCGCGAAGCACAGATTGATGTCATCAAGGAAAAGCTCATTGAACTCCTTGCCAAACATAATATCAAAGCGGAGATCAGTGGACGTCCCAAACATATCTATTCCATATACAAGAAAATGGCACAAAAGGGCAAACCCTTCGATCTCGTGCGTGACGTGCGTGCTGTACGACTTATTGTCCCAGACGTCCCGTCCTGCTATGCCGCGCTGGGAGTGATCCATACACACTGGCGTCCCATCCCCGGCGAGTTCGATGATTACATCGCCGCTCCCAAAGACAATTTCTATCAGTCGCTTCACACCGCTGTCATTTACGATGATAAACGCCCGGTCGAAGTGCAGATACGTACAGCCGAAATGCACCAAAATGCCGAATATGGCATTGCATCACACTGGCGATATAAAGAAGGCGGGAAATCATCAAACAAGGTCTATGAAGACCGCATCAACTGGCTTCGCAGTATGATGGAATGGCGATCTGAAGTAAACGATGCACAGGAATTTGTGGAAGGCATGAAGACCGATGTCTTCCAAGACCGTGTTTACGTCTTCACCCCACGTGGCGATATCTTCGATCTGTCGGTAGGCTCCACCCCCATTGACTTTGCCTACCATGTTCACACAGATATCGGTCATCGTTGTCGTGGTGCACGTGTCAACGGAAAACTTGTCCCGTTGTATCAAGACCTAAAGACCGGCGACCAGGTTGAAATCCTGACGGCGAAGCGAGGCGGACCGAGTCGCGATTGGTTAAATCCGAATCTTGGCCTCGTCAAAACACAACGTGCACGCACCAAGATCAAAGCCTGGTTCAAGAAACAGGAAGACGAACAAAACCTCACACAAGGACGTAGCACCCTCGAACGCGAATTGCAACGCCTCGGCATCACCGAAATGAACTTTGAAACCATGGCACGCGACCTCGGTTTCAAAACACCAGATGAGTTGTTCATTTCGTTGGGGTGTGGCGACCTCTCAATGAGTCGCGTGCTTCGCCGTTTTTCAGAGACCGAGGAAAGCACCGATGTGCTCGTCACCGGCCCGCACACCAACGACAACACAAGTACCGACAAAGTGGAAGTCGTCGGGCTCAAGGGTTTGCTCTCGCAAATGGCAAGGTGTTGCAACCCCATGCCCGGCGATCAGATCGTAGGCTACATCACACGCGGACGCGGCGCCACCATCCATCGACAAGATTGCCCAAACATGCTTCAAAGAAAAGACAAAGAGCGATTCCTGCAAGTGAATTGGGGAACTGTAGAAAGCACCTTCCCTGTGCCGATCAAAGTCAAGGCATATGACCGTCAGGGTCTGATGGGCGATATCTCCACACTGCTCGACACCGAAGGCATAAACATCGCCAACGCATCTGTAAATACCATTCGATCTTTTGCCGACCTGAGTCTGGTTGTAGAAGTAAAGAACCTCGATCAACTCAGTCGCATCCTCACACGTATTGAAAACCTCCCCAATGTAATGGAAGCGCATCGCGTCAAACCCGGTTAA
- a CDS encoding cyclic nucleotide-binding domain-containing protein, which translates to MITSNTLADFELFRDISKESLGEIAAICETVHVKKDDYVFKEGGKADKLHLLINGSIALRVNLTSRPDSVTVSFISRPHQTLGWSGVVSPNHYTASAFCEEDSELIAIPSEKFLQILDQHPADGYKIMLRITQIISDRLRNSRQALLKTL; encoded by the coding sequence ATGATCACATCGAATACGCTGGCAGATTTCGAGTTATTCAGAGATATATCCAAAGAATCACTGGGCGAGATCGCGGCCATTTGCGAAACCGTCCATGTGAAAAAGGATGATTATGTTTTCAAGGAAGGTGGGAAAGCGGACAAACTGCACTTGCTTATTAATGGAAGCATTGCCTTGCGCGTCAACCTTACATCGCGGCCCGATTCTGTCACCGTTTCTTTTATCAGCCGCCCACACCAGACTCTGGGTTGGTCTGGCGTAGTATCCCCCAACCATTACACGGCCTCCGCATTTTGCGAAGAGGACTCCGAATTGATCGCCATCCCGTCAGAAAAATTCCTGCAAATCTTAGACCAACACCCCGCAGATGGGTATAAGATCATGCTTCGTATCACACAAATCATCTCAGATCGCCTGCGTAATAGCCGACAAGCCCTCCTAAAAACACTTTAA
- a CDS encoding aminoacyl-tRNA deacylase codes for MPVVNNVTRFLDSRKVSYTAFETPPEKLGALETAHLLNISPDSVFKTIVVTRDKPKKPLLVVVPGPSQVDLKKLASAIGEKKVYLPTEREAEQLTGLQAGGISPLALINKGFQVVIDASSQNFSEIHISGGQRGLNIRLSVNDLATLVNARFSLVCIDPK; via the coding sequence ATGCCCGTTGTCAATAATGTCACTCGTTTTTTGGATTCCCGTAAGGTTTCATATACCGCCTTTGAAACGCCACCTGAAAAGTTGGGCGCACTGGAAACGGCGCATCTTCTCAATATTTCACCTGATTCTGTTTTCAAGACCATTGTCGTCACCCGAGATAAGCCGAAAAAGCCGTTGCTTGTAGTGGTGCCCGGTCCATCACAGGTGGATTTGAAGAAGCTGGCATCTGCCATCGGTGAGAAGAAGGTGTACCTGCCAACTGAGCGCGAAGCTGAGCAGTTAACTGGCCTACAGGCTGGCGGTATTTCTCCACTAGCCTTGATCAATAAAGGTTTTCAGGTTGTGATTGACGCTTCCTCGCAGAACTTTTCCGAGATCCACATCTCTGGTGGGCAGAGGGGATTGAATATTCGATTGTCTGTGAATGATCTTGCTACACTCGTAAATGCGAGATTTTCATTGGTGTGTATAGATCCTAAGTGA